The genomic stretch AAACttgtttcttccaaaatatccatagcatatttccgTTGAGAAATCATCAAACCATCTATAGATTGGgctacctcaatacccaagaaATAACGAAGCttaccaagatcttttgtctgaaATTGATTTGAGAGATGTTGCTTTAACTGGAGTATACCCTGCTGATCACTACCAgttatgacaatatcatctacatacacaataagataaatacaccCTTGGACTGAGTGACGATAAAAAAACAGAATGGTCTGGTTCACTACGGACCATACCAAATTGTTGTACTACAGTGCTGAATCTGCCAAACCAAGCTCTCGGAGAttgcttaagaccataaagagacATGTGTAACCTACACACCATATTCGATGACTCCTCCTGAGCAACAAATCCAGGTGGTTActccatatatacttcctcttcaagatcaccatgtaaaaaagcattttttatgtcaagttgatgaagaggcCAATGTCGAATGGATGCAATGGCTAGAAGAAGTCTAACAGATGTCATCTTGGCTACAGGCGAGAAGGTATCACTATAATCCAATCCAATATGAGTGTATCCTTTGGCTACCAAGCGAGCTTTAAATCGATCAATCTTACCATCTGGACCAACCTTCAATGTATAAATCCAACGACAACCTACTAAAGATCTCCCATGGGGTAGAGGAACCAGTTCCCAGGTACCACTGCTTTGAAGAGcacacatttcatcaatcattgCTTGCCTTCACTCAGGGTGAGACAATGCTTCACATGGAGTTTTAGGAATAGAAacagaagacaaagaagacaaacaagtatactacaaaggggaaagacgatgataacataaatcaatataatgTGGAGAAGGATTTCGTGTTTGACGTATACCTTTTCGAAGGGCAATCGGAAGATCGGACTCAGGTTGCAGGATCAGATCCGGTGATGTCGGAGGCATCGGAGGAGAGTCTGCAATGACCTCAAGGATAGGTATGACCTCAAGGACAGGTATGACCTCAGGGACAGGGATGACAGGCGTTGGGTGACGACGCTGATATGTTTGAAGTGGTCGAGAAGTGGGTGGGTCAGGAGCCCTAGACTGATGGGGGTAATGGTAGGCGGGACATTAATAACTACCGGAAAAGATGTGGGAGTACTTTCTTGAATGGGTTCTGGAGTTACGTGACTAGACTCGAAATATGGAACTGACTCGAAGAAGGTAACATCGGCCGATACTGGGTACCGTTGTAGAGTATGTTAATAACAACGATAACCTTTTTGGCATCGATGATAACTAAGAAAGACACACTTTAGTGATCGAGCTAAGAGTTTATCAAGACCAGGAGAGAGATTGTGTACAAAACATGTGGACCCAAAGACTCGGGGAGGAATTGGGTGAAGTGGGGAATTGGGAAAAAGGATTGAATGAGGAATTTTATTGTTAAGGACAGATGAGGGCATGCGATTTATAAGATAATATGTTGTTAGCACACCATCCCCCCAAAACCGAAGTGGAACATTACCATGGAGAAGTAGGGTCCGAGTGGTTTCTACAAGATGCCGATTTTTACGTTCCGCTACCccgttttgttgaggtgtgtgagGGCAAGATGTTTGATGGAGAATACCATTGCGTGACATGAAATTCTAAAATTGTTGGGATAAATATTCACGGGCATTGTCACTTCTTAAGGTACGGATAGACACACCGAATTGAGTTCTTATTTCTTGATAGAATTGTTCAACAATAGAAAATAATTCAGATCTATTCTTCATTAAAAATAACCACGTGCAAcgtgaaaaatcatcaataaaggtgacaaaatacctagactcaagagtagagacagtacgcgagggaccccaaacatcggtgtgaactaaagcaaaaggggACGAAGCTCGTTTATTGACTCGATTGGGAAACTGGCCACGAGTGTGTTTCCGTAGTTGACACGACTCACAATGTAAATTAGATACCTTCGATAAATTTGGCACCAACTTATGTAGTTTGGAAAGACTGGAATGACCTAACTGAACATGGATAGTGAGTGGAGAATCTTTGGCTGAGCATGTCTGAGATGACACAGAGAGGTAATAAAGGCCTTGAGACTCACATCCGACACCAATTGTTTGTCCCGAACTCCGATCCTGCAGGGTAACATTATTATTAGTGAAAGTGACACTACAATCAAGAGAACGAGTTAAACGACTGACTGAAAAtaaattaaatggacaattagGTACATAGAGGACAGAAGTAACCGAGAGAGAAGGTAGAATTCGAACAGTACCAATCCCTTCGGATCGGGTTTGAGAATCATTGGCAGAAGTTATAGTAGGTAAGAAACCGGATGTAGAGAGGGGAGATAAAAGATTTTTATTACCGGTAACATAATCAAACGCACCAAAATCAAAGACCTAagatccaagagaagatgattgAGAGAGACAAGCAGGTGAATTACCAATGTGTGCTACCGAAGCAGTAGAATCTAAGTTCTGATAATTCTGATACCACTTGAGGAAATCATCGTAGTTTGGCGTAAAGTTACGAGGAGTAGCCGTGAGTATCGGATCTGAAACAATTGCCCTATGGAGAGTGGAGCGGTTGAAAAATTGCCGGGATTGGCCGTCAGATGTGTTGTCACGTGCGGAGGTTTCTGCCGATGAAAAGTGGGGAACGGCTGGATCGGAAGAGGCGCTTCTACTGGTAGGTTACCGAAGAATTTTGAAAAGTGAGAGGCAAACCGGAGTGATGACACGGTTTGCAAAAAAAAACAGAGTGATGACACGGTTTGCAACAAAAGAAAAATCTCACCGGAAGACAGTGGGTCAACCGGGTAAAGCACGACGAAGAAAGAATTGCCTCTTAGCAGACTCTAGATACCATGTTGAAATACAAGAGACTgagagacatttgaataaactGTGTGTTTTGAAAAACATTACGGAGACTTTATTATAAAGAGAGATtataactaattacatgatatagtcgatgtgggactatttgatatacaaatattcttaatattatatttacaaatatcaacagAATATAACAACGCTTAAATACCAAATTTATTCGATATCAAGTCAACTGTTTAAGGATGAATTGGGATTCGAGAATTCATGATATCCTACTTATTTATTTATAATAAGTAGTGAATTCAAATTCCTCAATGAATATGAAACTCCGTTTTTTCTATGTCGatgaataactttttctatggatGTTTTATTCTTTAGAAGGTAAGAGAAAAGATAAAACtaaaaataaagtattaaattgAATTATTAATCCATATTCAAGTTTGAAACTCATGTAATTAACCTCTTTTCTTGTTATCTTGTTATTAACTTTATAGAAGATTAAAAGAATTAACTTATTATTAAGTCCATAGAAGATCAAAAGAATTGACCGTTGACCGTTGAGCTATCTTCATTGTTAAAAATATATTCGCTTAAATTTTTACACACATATTAAGAAACACAATAATACTGTCATAAGATATTACTCTTTTACTAACTTAACTATAACTTCGCCATATTAATTAATGTGTTAGAAGTAGTGTATCAAATAATAATTATATGACAATTGAAAAAAGAACATTCATATGATTAGAAAATGAGAATGACAGTTCTTTAAAAAAAGAATTTATTTATTAAAACGACAAATTTAAAGTGAAAAGAGTAGTACGCAAGAAGGAACTACAAAATGTGTGATCATAATCACTGTCTAATAAATAGAAATCTGAAATGCATATCGATAGAGATACATTTTTTATATTTATCTACGAGatacattttttttaaataaaatttaggtacaatttaattgaattgtacttaatatattaaaaaaaaatcattccGAGCACTTTACTATTCTCCGTTTCTTTTTAATTGTAGTTTGagtaaaaaaaattgttttttttaattgacgttttcaaaaaaatttaaaatttgagGTAACATTAATAGTCGTTTTGTCAAAATTACTCCTAATTACTTattaaaaagagaaaaaaaaataataaataattaaaaatattatagATAAAAAGACAATCATTATGTAAAAAATAAATCATTATTTAAAAAGTAGTAAAAATTATTAACTTTCTTAATATgcataaaaaaaattaaaaaagaacGGAGGGAGTATTTTACAAGAAAATTGATTTACTTTGtcaaaaaattatttttcaaagTTTATGTAATTTTTGTTGACAAAATATTAAATTTAGAGTCAAATGTGGGAAAAAAGATTTAAAGCTATCAAACAAAGGTTTAGAGGTATGAAAGTAGCTCTTTTGAGTGTTGACATTTTCATTCTCCTCATTTTAAGAGGCAATTTTCTCATAACAAAAGATAACAGTTATGAAGAGTCATTGTGATGGAAAGAAGATTTAAAGCTATAAACAAAGGTTTAGAGGTATGAAAATAGCTCTTTTGAGTCTTAGACATTTTCAATGTGTTCATTTTAAGAATTTTCTTATGGTGATTAACAAATAAAGCCAacataaattttaaaaatataataaaattgtTTTCGCAGTATAAACATTGTCTAAAATGCATTCAACTTATGTCATCAAAATATGAGGAAAGAGGTAAACCAAGttcattaaaaaaacaaaaaagcTGAATTGAgttaattttaaaaataaaatatattaaaaagAACAAAACCAAATATTATCATTTACAACTTGAAAACAATATTCATTTATAAGCCTCTCCAGGGTAACATATAGTTCATTTATATTCATGTAGCACTTTCATATATAAAACGTGTTATAACTCTTGAAGTTGTGGAAGAATATATTCACACCAAAAAATGTCAGTGATTTATTGACAGATTTATCACGATGGATCGGAACTCTGGATGTTATGTTTGGTTATTTTAGTACAATCAAATGGTCCAatctcttgatttttcttcaCCTGTAAACCATAATGAAACAAAGAAATAAGCCATATACAACAATACATCATCAAAATAAAAAGCATATAGTCACCATGAACGAATTGAGAAAGTAACATTAATAATATGCAACTTTCTGATTGAGATAACCCTATAAACACATTTGTGTATGAAACTTTACCAAAGTGATATCAATGGTTGAGAATGGAGATTGGGGGGCTTTGGTGAAATGAAAAAGGTTGATACAGGGCCAGTGAAAAGGCATTTGTAAAGGATGTGAAATTCCATAAATGTTCCAGTCAACCTAATTCTAATGGGTTATCTAATCACAAAAATACAAATATCAAATGCCTAGTTCTAGTATTTACTTTTTTGAAGTTAATAATTGAATTCATAGAAATTATACACGAACAAGTGAGATTGCAAAACAATCTTACGCTTTGAATTTGAATCAAATCTAGATACTGAAGAATGGACCTACCGGTGACCAAGGGTTCGGTTCATTCTGGACTTTGTCAGGAGGAGAGTTTTGTACAGCGCCACTCTTCATCATTAAAATCTCCTGCAGACGCAACAAATAAGATGAATCCAACATGGCAAAAATCACCACATTGCAAAGAACTAATTGCTTTATGTAAAGTCAGGAGCCTTAACCTtaaaaacaagtttgattccacTGCCATATGCAATTCAAACAATGCAAGTAAACATTTAACACAAACAATTACTAACAATTAGCTAACTTTGACAGTTTAAAAAATCAATGCAAACATACATAAACATAAATATTAAAAAGGGGGCGATGTTAAAGGCCAAAAAAATGGCAATGTAAGACTtcaaaacagaaaaacaagttGGCATGAAATACTTTGTCAGGAAAAGAAACTTAGTAATTAGGGATTAAAAGTATTGATGTTAGCTTAAGAAATTTGAGTCACCTCTCCAGCTGCTTCTATTGCAGCTAACCATTCCTCAGTAAAGGGAGCAACATTCAGTGGAGGCTTCGCTATCGGAACTTCCTGCTTGGTTTTAGTTGCATCTATTTCGCTGCCACTCACAAAATTAACATTGGTCACTCAATATGTAACGCTTCAAAACTGTCTTAGATTTAAAATGGAGGCTGCCAAAACATAGATGAACAAAAGTTATACAACAAAAATGATACTCACAGATGAATTATTTTGCCGTTGTCTTCTTCTGGAAAGTCGATTTTGTCTTTTGACTGACTTGCCATGTCAGTATTAGGAGACTTATCATTCTCAAAGACAGTAGTTACAGCTGCATCTGATAAACTTTCACTGTTCACTGAACCAACTTCATTACCTTGTAGGATTGTTTCAATGAAGATTGAATTATCTGAATCTAGTAACTTCGATTTTTCACTTAAAAGACATTGCTCCTCAGATTTCCAAGCAACTGCACTAGTAAAGGGGCCTTCACTCACTTGAATAGAAGAATCTAAATCAGCAGAAATAGCATTCCTATTGAGTTTCACTGAACTAACTTCGCTGCCTTCTGGGATTGTTGCGTTGAAGATTGAATTCTCTGAAGCTaataattttgatttttcacTTAAAAGACAGGGGCCTTCACTCACATCAATAGAAGAACCTAATTCAGCAGAAATAGCGTTCTCATTGAGTTTCATTGAACTAACTTCGCTGCCTTGTGGGATTGTTGCATTGAAGATTGAATTCTCTGAAGCTaataattttgatttttcacTTAAAAGACATGGATCTTCACTCACTTTAGTAGAAGAATCAAATTCAGCAGAAATAACATTCTCGAGTTGAATTTCAACTGAAGGAGATATATCTAATGAACCTTCTTCTGCACCGTTGATTTGCAAAAGTTCCACTTTTTCATCGACACCTTGATTTCCATCTTTGTTTACAAGCATATCTGAACTTAGTAACTTTGAATTTTCACTTAAACTACACTGCTTCTCACATATCAAAGAAACTGCAGTTGAAAAGGGATCTTCACTCACTTCAATAGAAGAGTCAAATTCAGAAGAAAAAAAGTTCATATTGAGTTGAGTTTCAACTAAAGGCAGTATATCCGACAAACCTTCTTCAGCATCATTGATTTGCAAAAGTTCAACCTTGTCTTCCACATCATGATTTCCATCTTCTGCACCATTGATTTGCAAGAGTTCCACCTTTTCATCCACATCATGATTTCCATCTTCTACATCGTTGATTTGCAAAAGTTCCACCTTTTCATCCACATCATTGATTTGCAAAAGTTCCACCTTTTCGTCCACATCACAATTTCCATCGTCTGCACCATTGATTTGCAACAGTTCCACCTTTTCATCCACATCATGATTTCCATCTTCTGCACCATTGATTTGCAAGAGTTCCACCTTTTCATCCACATCATGATTTCCATCTTCTGCACCATTGATTTGCAAGAGTTCCGCCTTTTCATCCACGTCATGATTTCCATCTTCTACATCATTGATTTGCAAAAGTTCCACCGTTTTATCCACATCATTAATTTGCAAAAGTTCCACCTTTTCATCCACATCATTGATTTGCAAAAGTTCCACCTTTTCATCCACATCACGATTTCCATCTTCTGCACCATTGATTTGCAAGAGTTCCACCTTTTTATCCACGTCATGATTTCCATCTTCTACATCATTGATTTGCAAAATTTCCACCTTTTCATCCACATCATTAATTTGCAAAAGTTCCACCTTTTCATCCACATCATTGATTTGCAAAAGTTCCACCTTTTCATCCAAATCACGATTTCCATCTTCTGCACCAATGATTTGCAAGAGTTCCACCTTTCCATCCACATCATGATTTCCATCTTCTACATCATTGATTTGCAAAATTTCCACCTTTTCATCCACATCATTGATTTGCAAATGTTCCACCTTTTCATCCACATCATTGATCTGCAAAAGATCCACATTTTCATCCAAATCACAATTTCCATCTTCTGCACCATTGATTCGCAAGAGTTCCACCTTTTCATCCACATCATGATTTCCATCTTCCACATCATTGATTTGCAAAAGTTCCACCTTTTCATCTACATTATTGATTTGCAAAAGTTCCACCTTTTCATCCACATCACGATTTTTATCTTCTGCACCATTGATTTGCAAAAGTTCCACCTTTTCATCCACATCACGATTTCCATCTTCCGCCCCGTTGATTTGCAAGAGTTCCACCTTTTCATCCACGTCATGATTTCCATCTTCTACATCATTGAGTTGCAAAAGTTCCACCTTTTCATCCACATCATTGATTTGCAAAAGTTCCACCATTTCGTCCACATCATTTATTTGCAAAAGTTCCACCTTTTCGTCCACATCACGATTTCCATCTTCTGCACCATTGATTTGCAAGAGTTCCACCTTTTCATCCACATCATGATTTTCATCTTCTACATCATTGATTTGCAAAAGTTCCACCTTTTCATCCACATCCTTGATTTGCAACACAACATGATTTCCATCTTCTACATCATTGATTTGCAAAAGTTCCACCTTTTCATCCACATCATGATTTCCATCTTCTACATCATTGATTTGCAAGAGTTCCATCTTTTCATCCACATCATTGATTTGCAAAAATTCCGCCTTTTCATCCACATCATTGATTTGCAGAAGTTCCACCTTTCCATCGACATCATGATTTCCCTCTATGTTTACAGACATATCTTCAATATGATGATTGGTAGCATTGTGCTCATTGCTATGGAACCCGCATCCTTCAAATGCATCCTCAACTAAATTTTGCTCCTTGATTTCTGTAGATGAAACAATAACTTTTGGCAGAAAGTCACTATCCAAGTGAACATCCTGGGAATTTACAGCAACAACAGCACTAGACTTTTGAAACCCAGGAAGATAGGAATCTTCATTTATGTTATTATCATCTGCCAATGAAGATGCTGAAACAGTTATACAATTTTCACTCAACCTATCCAATTCAAACTCCGGAGTTCTATCACGGATTGCTTTTGAGTCAATAACCTGGTCACATTCCTTATCCACTGGGCTTCTCAGGATGAAACCTAATTGATCATCTACAGGAAGCTGACAGTCTTTGATCTCAATTATTTTAGATTCATCCTCAGAAGCGTCATTGATTCCTAGTATGGAATTTTCAGGAGAACCTTTGGAAAATAAGCTCGTCACATGAACTGGCTGAGAACTGTTCATATCAGAGATATTTTCTTTTTCCGGTCCAATTTCTTCTACACCACTAGGATTTAGAGCCTTGGGTTGGTCTGCCTGTAACTGCTGACTAACTGCGTCTAAATTACTTTGGGTGGTTTTTTTGCAATTGATTATGAGACTCTCGTTCAATAAATGCCCCTGTGCATCTCCTTCATATCTACCAAATTCATCAGCACCACAATTTACCTGTTCAGTATTCTTACACGGGGTTCCTTGTTTAGATCCTTCGGGGACAGTTTTGCAAAAATCATCAAGGCTAGAATTTAAAAGTGCAGTCTTGGCACTCTTGTATCCCTTAAACTCTCCTGAAAACTCTGCCTGTAGTATCAAACTTTCCTTGAAAGGCGGAATGTCACCGGTGGGCCCTTTGATTTGATCATCTTCATCTTGTCCTATGGTATTCTGCACAGTATTAGAAGTTCTCTGCATGATAGGAAAGAGCGTAGACTGTGGTTCCTGATATGAAGACCGGTCCCCATTTGACGTAACATCATATAACTTGTTATCCAGAGTGTGGTCGGCCTCTTTCTCCAACTGCTCATGTGTCTGACTCTTTTTAAGAAGTTCATTCTCATGTGTAGGTATTACCATGTTCTCCATGCTAGAAATGATCTCATTTTCATGTAGTTCTCCTTGCTCCTTGGATTTTAAGATGACATCATCAAGAATGTTTTCAACCTCTGCTTGCTTACTTATTATTTCAAAAATCGAAGAATCACAATCCCCTTCTACACCAGGCATCTGCTTATTGTCTATTTGCACGATTGCTTCTGGCTTGACATCTGAAAGGCTTAATTCCTTAGTGTCTGACACTTTCTCCAGAGTGTGGTCAGCCTCTTTCTCCAACTGCTCATGTGTCTGACTCTTTGTAAGAAATTCCTTTTCATGTGTAGGTAATACCATGTTCTCCATGCTAGAAATGATCTCATTTTCATGTAGTTCTCCTTGTTCCTTGGATTTTAAGATAACATCATCAAGAATGTTTTCAACCTCTGCTTGCTTACTTATTATTTCAAAAACCGAAGAATCACAATCCACTTCTACACCAGCCATCTGCTTATTGTCTATTTGCACGATTGCTTCTGGCTTGACATCTGAAAGGCTTAATTCCTTAGTGTCTGACACTTTCTCCAGAGTGTGGTCAGCCTCTTTCTCCAACTGCTCATGTGTCTGACTCTTCGTAAGAAATTCCTTTTCATGTGTAGGTAATACCATGTTCTCCATGCTTGAAATGATCTCATTTTCATGTAGTTCTCCTTGCTCCTTAGATTTTAAGATGACATCATCAAGAATGTTTTCAACCTCTGCTTGCTTACTTATTATTTCAAAAACCGAAGAATCACAATCCACTTCTACACCAGCCATCTGCTTATTGTCTATTTGCATGATTGCTTCTGGCTTGACGTCTGAAAGGCTTAATTCCTTAGTGTCTGACACTTTCTCCAGAGTGTGGTCAGCCTCTTTCTCCAACTGCTCATGTGTCTGACTCTTTGTAAGAAATTCCTTTTCACGTGTAGGTAATACCATGTTCTCCATGCTAGAAATGATCTCATTTTCATGTAGTTCTCCTTGTTCCTTGGATTTTAAGATGACATCATCAAGAATGTTTTCAACCTCTGCTTGCTTACTTATTATTTCAAAAATCGAAGAATCACAATCCACTTCTACACCAGCCATCTGCTTATTGTCTATTTGCACGATTGCTTCTGGCTTGACATCTGAAAGGCTTAATTCATTAGTGTCTGACATTTTCTCCAGAGTGTGGTCAGCGTCTTTCTCCAACTGCTCGTGTGTCTGACTCTTCGTAAGAAATTCCTTTTCATGTGTAGGTAATACCATGTTCTCCATGCTTGAAATGATCTCATTTTCATGTAGTTCTCCTTGCTCCTTAGATTTTAAGATGACATCATCAAGAATGTTTTCAACCTCTGCTTGCTTACTTATTATTTCAAAACTAGAAGAATCAAAATCCACTTCTACACCAGCCTTCTGCTTATTGTCTATTGGCACAATTGCTTCTGAGTTGACATCTGAATGGCTTAATTCCTTAGTACGATTCTTTGCTGCCCCTTTGACAATTTTGGACCTTGCTTCTTTAACAGAAACTGTTCCCAACTTCCTTAGTTTAGGAATGTTACTCTCTGAAGGTTTGCAGGGTATGGAGCTTTTCTGCAAGCTGTGTGAACCGGAAGCTTTTACCTGCAAAGCAAAAATAATAGGCATGGACGTGTGATCAATATGTGAGTGTCATTTTATTGATGCATGCTTCTAAATATGATATAGGGAAATGAACATAATAATCATACCTGAGAAAAGAAACCAATGGAGGGAGATGGCTTCCGTAGGCCTGATGATTTTATTGTCCCTGTTTGATGCGTTGTTTGATCCATTCTGGATGGTGGACGTAGTATGGAAACTGGGGTATCCTGTGCAGCAGGTCAAAAATATTTCAAGAGAATAATCAAATAATTTGTAGTTAAATAACAAAAAATACAAAATTGATGGAGTAAAAAATTGAATATTTGAGTAAGTACCCACCGAAAGTTTTCCAGCCTGCTTGGTAAGACTTCTACTAACAGAACACTTGTCAGCCATATCAACTTTAGGGATGCTTGGAACATATGTAGGATTTTTTGACAGGCTAGAGATGCTTGGTGTAGGATTTTTTGACATGCGAGGGATGCTTGGCGTAGGATTTTTTGATAGGCTAGGGATGCTTGGCGTAGGATTTTTTGGCAGGCCTAACATAATAAAAACGAGATCAATAAATTTGGGGACAGAAAAAAGAGGGATTTCACACTTCTGAAGTTAAGAATGCTGAAGTGAGAGATTCATTTTAAACGGAAAAGTGAAAAGTTAGTGATTGATTAAAAAAGCCAATAGTTGAGATTTCGATCATATGCATGTATTTTGACTAACAAACTACAAAGTTGTTTAAATTTCATCGTTGATCTTTGAATTGACTACTATAAAGTACTCACATTTTCCTTCTGAAGTGTATTCCTAGGTTTACAAGAGTTAAATCCAGAAAAAAGGATCAAATACAAACTACAGAACTTACTAGGATGTGCATTCTGATTTCTTTTTGAGGAACCTGAGCTCAACATTCCACTCCTAGTGGTAGTTGCATTTGCAGAAACATTGGATTTTGGTCCTGGTATCCCAGTGATTTTTGACTCTTTACTCGGCATTTTAGCGGTGTCAGTTATTTTTAGTTTTCAAAGGAGTTAAGGTAAGCACTTTCATTATTCAACAGAAATACATACAACTAAATTCCAGCACACACACACTAAAGAGACTCCACTCTGCAACAGTTTGAGTTAACTTCAAATTTATAAAATCACTTCAGCTAAAATAAGATTACAGTTTTTATTCATGAAAGTCTTTATAAAGTTTATAAAAGGTTATGGAGAAATTAAATGAGAAAAGTACCACAAAAAGTAAAGAAGCAGAAATTAATTACAACTTATTCAATATAAACTTTTTCTTTAAAAAACACATAGTTACAGTAAGATTCTTTCTACGTTTTTTCTCATAAGATTCTTCTTGACAAAGCTGACTGTTAATAAATATGCATCTAAACAAGCTTATAAAATCACTTCAGCTAAAATGAGTTTACAGTTTTTATTCATG from Lathyrus oleraceus cultivar Zhongwan6 chromosome 7, CAAS_Psat_ZW6_1.0, whole genome shotgun sequence encodes the following:
- the LOC127100429 gene encoding uncharacterized protein LOC127100429 isoform X14 — encoded protein: MPSKESKITGIPGPKSNVSANATTTRSGMLSSGSSKRNQNAHPSLPKNPTPSIPSLSKNPTPSIPRMSKNPTPSISSLSKNPTYVPSIPKVDMADKCSVSRSLTKQAGKLSDTPVSILRPPSRMDQTTHQTGTIKSSGLRKPSPSIGFFSQVKASGSHSLQKSSIPCKPSESNIPKLRKLGTVSVKEARSKIVKGAAKNRTKELSHSDVNSEAIVPIDNKQKAGVEVDFDSSSFEIISKQAEVENILDDVILKSKEQGELHENEIISSMENMVLPTHEKEFLTKSQTHEQLEKDADHTLEKMSDTNELSLSDVKPEAIVQIDNKQMAGVEVDCDSSIFEIISKQAEVENILDDVILKSKEQGELHENEIISSMENMVLPTREKEFLTKSQTHEQLEKEADHTLEKVSDTKELSLSDVKPEAIMQIDNKQMAGVEVDCDSSVFEIISKQAEVENILDDVILKSKEQGELHENEIISSMENMVLPTHEKEFLTKSQTHEQLEKEADHTLEKVSDTKELSLSDVKPEAIVQIDNKQMAGVEVDCDSSVFEIISKQAEVENILDDVILKSKEQGELHENEIISSMENMVLPTHEKEFLTKSQTHEQLEKEADHTLEKVSDTKELSLSDVKPEAIVQIDNKQMPGVEGDCDSSIFEIISKQAEVENILDDVILKSKEQGELHENEIISSMENMVIPTHENELLKKSQTHEQLEKEADHTLDNKLYDVTSNGDRSSYQEPQSTLFPIMQRTSNTVQNTIGQDEDDQIKGPTGDIPPFKESLILQAEFSGEFKGYKSAKTALLNSSLDDFCKTVPEGSKQGTPCKNTEQVNCGADEFGRYEGDAQGHLLNESLIINCKKTTQSNLDAVSQQLQADQPKALNPSGVEEIGPEKENISDMNSSQPVHVTSLFSKGSPENSILGINDASEDESKIIEIKDCQLPVDDQLGFILRSPVDKECDQVIDSKAIRDRTPEFELDRLSENCITVSASSLADDNNINEDSYLPGFQKSSAVVAVNSQDVHLDSDFLPKVIVSSTEIKEQNLVEDAFEGCGFHSNEHNATNHHIEDMSVNIEGNHDVDGKVELLQINDVDEKAEFLQINDVDEKMELLQINDVEDGNHDVDEKVELLQINDVEDGNHVVLQIKDVDEKVELLQINDVEDENHDVDEKVELLQINGAEDGNRDVDEKVELLQINDVDEMVELLQINDVDEKVELLQLNDVEDGNHDVDEKVELLQINGAEDGNRDVDEKVELLQINGAEDKNRDVDEKVELLQINNVDEKVELLQINDVEDGNHDVDEKVELLRINGAEDGNCDLDENVDLLQINDVDEKVEHLQINDVDEKVEILQINDVEDGNHDVDGKVELLQIIGAEDGNRDLDEKVELLQINDVDEKVELLQINDVDEKVELLQINGAEDGNRDVDEKAELLQINGAEDGNHDVDEKVELLQINGAEDGNHDVDEKVELLQINGADDGNCDVDEKVELLQINDVDEKVELLQINDVEDGNHDVDEKVELLQINGAEDGNHDVEDKVELLQINDAEEGLSDILPLVETQLNMNFFSSEFDSSIEVSEDPFSTAVSLICEKQCSLSENSKLLSSDMLVNKDGNQGVDEKVELLQINGAEEGSLDISPSVEIQLENVISAEFDSSTKVSEDPCLLSEKSKLLASENSIFNATIPQGSEVSSMKLNENAISAELGSSIDVSEGPCLLSEKSKLLASENSIFNATIPEGSEVSSVKLNRNAISADLDSSIQVSEGPFTSAVAWKSEEQCLLSEKSKLLDSDNSIFIETILQGNEVGSVNSESLSDAAVTTVFENDKSPNTDMASQSKDKIDFPEEDNGKIIHLEIDATKTKQEVPIAKPPLNVAPFTEEWLAAIEAAGEEILMMKSGAVQNSPPDKVQNEPNPWSPVKKNQEIGPFDCTKITKHNIQSSDPS